In one window of Psychrobacter sp. P2G3 DNA:
- the dapA gene encoding 4-hydroxy-tetrahydrodipicolinate synthase, protein MSTAYDDIKTRLQGSMVALVTPMHPDGKVDYKRLADLIDWQIEQGTHCLVAVGTTGESATLSMQEHSDVIHYFVKHVNGRVPVIAGTGANNTTEAIKLTQDAKEAGADCALLVAPYYNKPPQEGLYQHYKAIAEAVDIPQMLYNVPGRTVVDIAQQTVERLADIDNIVAIKDATGSVGRGEQLIKAVGDRIVILSGDDGTALDLMRVGAKGNISVTANVAPKLMSETFTAALRGDFDTASAAHDIVKHLHRDLFIESSPIPAKYALHKMGMIDTGIRLPLVWLAEEHHATIDTALVRANLL, encoded by the coding sequence ATGAGTACAGCATACGACGACATCAAGACCCGACTACAAGGCTCAATGGTAGCTTTGGTAACGCCCATGCACCCTGACGGCAAGGTCGATTATAAACGTCTGGCAGACCTCATAGACTGGCAGATCGAGCAAGGCACCCATTGCCTCGTTGCGGTTGGAACCACTGGTGAGTCTGCTACCTTATCTATGCAAGAGCACAGTGATGTCATTCACTATTTTGTAAAGCATGTTAACGGCCGCGTACCAGTCATAGCTGGTACGGGCGCCAATAATACGACTGAAGCTATTAAGCTGACCCAAGACGCTAAAGAGGCTGGCGCAGACTGTGCGCTGTTAGTTGCACCTTATTATAATAAGCCGCCACAAGAAGGCTTGTACCAGCATTACAAGGCTATTGCTGAAGCAGTTGACATACCGCAAATGCTCTACAATGTGCCGGGTCGTACGGTCGTAGACATCGCACAACAAACTGTAGAGCGTTTAGCTGATATCGACAATATTGTAGCTATCAAAGATGCAACTGGTTCTGTTGGTCGCGGTGAGCAATTAATTAAAGCTGTCGGCGATAGAATTGTCATCTTATCTGGTGATGATGGCACTGCGCTTGATTTAATGAGAGTAGGCGCAAAAGGTAATATCTCTGTGACCGCCAATGTCGCTCCCAAATTGATGAGTGAAACCTTCACAGCCGCTCTGCGTGGTGATTTTGATACAGCAAGTGCGGCACATGATATTGTTAAGCACTTGCATCGCGATCTATTTATTGAGTCGAGCCCTATTCCAGCAAAATACGCGTTACATAAAATGGGTATGATAGATACTGGTATCCGTCTGCCGCTAGTATGGTTGGCTGAAGAACACCATGCCACTATTGATACCGCTTTAGTACGGGCCAACTTACTATAA
- a CDS encoding Do family serine endopeptidase, with amino-acid sequence MKSQPIAHRIQRKLKASLLAASLSTVMITAGTVAISAMTISSAQAAVITADFSDLVQQVTPGVARVNVTKTVSEAELAKAQTADLLRQFFGDRIRIPEQAATPAIEHAYGTAFFVTSNGYMLTNHHVVEGADKITVTLNDRTELDATLIGSDERSDVAVLKVSGSQFPALPIGDSNIIKVGEPVLAIGSPFGFDYSASAGIVSAKSRSFSRETSVPFIQTDVALNPGNSGGPLFNQRGEVIGINSRIFSGTGGYMGLSFSIPIDAAMDIYEQLKSNGEVTRAYLGIYPQDIDRNLAEVYKLARPQGALLTRVSPDSPAQKAGLKTGDIILQYNDIKIMRASDLLNLINRGKPNETFRAQVQRDGKQLNVSGKLSHAPSDVQAQGRDQQDNEVRVGLRLRNLTPEEQAELATDGKTGVLVTAVDPTGLAARSGIMAGDVITNLHQKPIAKASDFSSAISSLPTKGVVTIEVMRQGIPAIIGLRIE; translated from the coding sequence ATGAAGAGTCAACCAATTGCTCATAGGATACAGCGTAAACTAAAGGCTAGCCTGCTAGCAGCTTCGTTAAGTACGGTTATGATTACAGCTGGTACAGTGGCTATCAGTGCAATGACTATCTCCAGCGCCCAAGCGGCAGTCATTACTGCTGATTTTTCTGATCTTGTCCAGCAAGTAACCCCAGGCGTGGCGCGAGTCAACGTTACCAAGACGGTCAGTGAAGCAGAGCTGGCTAAAGCCCAAACCGCTGACTTATTGCGTCAGTTCTTTGGTGACCGCATACGTATCCCTGAACAGGCAGCAACACCAGCAATTGAACATGCTTATGGCACGGCGTTTTTTGTGACGTCTAACGGTTATATGCTGACCAATCATCATGTAGTGGAAGGCGCAGATAAAATTACCGTTACGCTAAATGATCGTACAGAGCTTGATGCCACATTGATTGGTAGTGATGAGCGCTCAGATGTAGCCGTGCTAAAAGTTTCAGGCAGTCAATTCCCAGCTTTGCCTATTGGCGATTCTAATATCATAAAAGTCGGTGAGCCAGTATTGGCAATCGGTTCTCCATTTGGCTTTGATTATTCAGCCTCTGCTGGAATCGTGAGCGCTAAGTCTCGTAGCTTTTCGCGCGAGACCAGCGTGCCCTTTATTCAAACTGATGTAGCGCTTAATCCTGGTAACTCAGGCGGGCCATTATTTAACCAGCGCGGTGAAGTGATCGGCATTAACTCACGAATTTTTAGTGGTACAGGCGGCTATATGGGCTTATCGTTCTCTATCCCCATAGATGCTGCGATGGATATTTATGAGCAGCTCAAATCTAACGGTGAGGTAACGCGTGCTTACTTAGGTATTTATCCGCAGGATATAGATCGTAATTTGGCAGAGGTTTATAAGTTGGCACGTCCACAAGGCGCACTTTTGACCCGCGTATCGCCAGACTCGCCAGCTCAAAAGGCAGGACTTAAAACAGGCGATATTATCTTACAATATAACGATATCAAAATAATGCGAGCATCTGATCTCCTAAATCTCATTAACCGTGGCAAACCTAATGAGACGTTTCGTGCGCAAGTACAACGTGATGGTAAACAGCTGAACGTATCGGGTAAGCTTAGTCATGCGCCAAGTGATGTCCAAGCGCAAGGTCGCGATCAGCAAGATAATGAGGTGCGTGTAGGCTTGCGCTTACGTAACTTGACCCCTGAAGAGCAAGCGGAGCTAGCTACGGATGGTAAGACTGGCGTGCTAGTCACCGCGGTTGATCCAACAGGATTGGCGGCGCGTTCAGGTATCATGGCAGGGGACGTCATCACCAACTTACATCAAAAGCCTATTGCTAAAGCTTCAGATTTTTCTAGTGCTATCTCATCACTACCAACCAAGGGCGTTGTGACTATTGAAGTTATGCGTCAGGGTATACCAGCGATTATCGGTCTACGTATTGAGTAA
- the purC gene encoding phosphoribosylaminoimidazolesuccinocarboxamide synthase, producing the protein MQKQQLLYKGKAKSVYETDDNDFLILHFRDDTSAFDGKRVEQLARKGEVNNRFNAFIMQKLAEAGIETHFEKQLSDNEVLVKRLDMIPVECVVRNFAAGSLVRRLGLEEGQALTPPTFELFYKDDALGDPMVNESLSVTLGWANEEQLAQMQKLTYQVNDVLKALFEAGDLMLVDFKLEFGVYHDRIVLGDEFSPDGCRIWDKNTKKKLDKDRFRQSLGDVIEAYEEVAKRIGVPLS; encoded by the coding sequence ATGCAAAAGCAACAATTGCTCTATAAAGGCAAAGCAAAATCTGTCTATGAGACTGACGACAATGATTTTCTAATCTTACACTTTCGTGATGATACCTCTGCCTTTGATGGCAAGCGAGTTGAGCAGTTGGCACGTAAAGGTGAGGTAAATAACCGCTTTAACGCTTTTATTATGCAAAAGTTAGCAGAAGCTGGTATCGAAACTCATTTTGAAAAGCAGCTGTCAGACAATGAAGTATTGGTTAAGCGTCTCGATATGATTCCAGTGGAATGCGTCGTGCGTAACTTCGCTGCAGGTAGTCTGGTACGTCGTCTGGGTTTGGAAGAAGGTCAAGCACTTACGCCACCTACTTTTGAGCTATTCTATAAAGATGATGCACTTGGTGATCCAATGGTTAACGAATCATTGTCGGTGACGTTAGGCTGGGCGAATGAAGAGCAATTGGCGCAAATGCAAAAGCTAACTTACCAAGTTAACGATGTACTTAAAGCCTTGTTTGAAGCTGGCGATTTGATGCTAGTGGACTTTAAATTAGAGTTTGGTGTGTACCATGATCGCATCGTCTTAGGTGATGAATTTTCGCCAGATGGTTGCCGTATTTGGGACAAAAACACTAAGAAGAAACTTGATAAAGACCGCTTCCGTCAGTCATTAGGTGATGTCATTGAAGCTTATGAAGAAGTTGCTAAGCGTATTGGTGTGCCATTAAGCTAA